In one Oryzias latipes chromosome 13, ASM223467v1 genomic region, the following are encoded:
- the LOC105355369 gene encoding NLR family CARD domain-containing protein 3 isoform X2 codes for MKMKNSVSRSSSHKSELSKPEPPCFYPEPSESQQIKRISVCDEEQSSSSTSCFGGCRQNFPSVWVQSAPPEHPCSENRSGQNVLRDELEELKISFRRCKYVTEETDEAGSGNLLNRIFTELWITEEQREDIQTQHEVRQLEANNIFRSSPDHHGSIRVVLTNGVAGAGKTFLVQKFTLDWAEGLEDQDISAVVPLPFRELNLIREEQHSLLTLIQMFHPIFQKIPAEQLSVCKLLFIFDGLDESRLSLDFNNGQVVSDVTQKSSVNVLLTNLIQGRLLPSALVWITSRPAAANQIPPSCVSRVTEVRGFTDSQKEEYFRRRFKDGDLSSRILSYIKASRSLFNMCELPIFCWITAGVLEDRLTTEQRGELPTTLTDLYSHFLMVHTKRRKNKYQQEDEQSPEELTEADREVLLKLGRLALEHLEKGNTFYQEDLQQCGLDVTEASVFSGVCTEILRRDCGIFQKAVYSFVHQSVQEFLSAVYTIHRSSSRNTENVLREDKHVEPKLNIFTEQKLKFSKKKQLVPPLDGFLSKVMKKSLRRETGHLDLFVCFLHGLSVKSSRILLGGLLDQTTDPTETA; via the exons ATGAAGATGAAAAACTCTGTATCTAGAAGTTCATCCCACAAAAGCGAGCTGTCCAAACCAGAACCTCCATGTTTCTATCCAGAACCATCAGAATCACA GCAGATAAAGAGGATTTCTGTTTGTGATGAGGAACAGTCGTCCTCCTCTACCTCCTGCTTCGGAGGCTGCAGACAGAACTTCCCCTCAGTCTGGGTCCAGTCTGCTCCACCAGAACATCCCTGCTCCGAAAACAGATCTGGCCAAA ATGTTCTACGGGATGAGTTAGAAGAACTTAAGATCAGTTTCAGGAGATGCAAATATGTGACTGAGGAAACGGATGAAGCAGGAAGTGGAAATCTCCTCAACAGGATCTTCACTGAGCTCTGGATCACAGAGGAACAGAGAGAAGATATTCAGACACAGCACGAGGTCAGGCAGCTGGAAGCCAACAACATCTTCAGATCCTCTCCTGACCATCACGGGTCCATCAGAGTGGTTCTGACAAACGGCGTGGCAGGAGCTGGAAAAACCTTCTTGgtgcagaagttcactctggactgggccGAGGGTTTGGAGGACCAAGACATCAGCGCCGTGGTTCCTCTCCCTTTCAGGGAGCTGAACTTGATCAGAGAGGAGCAGCACAGTCTTCTCACTCTGATCCAGATGTTCCATCCAATCTTCCAGAAGATCCCAGCAgagcagctgtctgtctgtaaactcctcttcatctttgatggtctggatgaaaGCAGACTTTCTCTGGACTTCAACAACGGTCAGGTGGTGTCTGACGTCACCCAGAAGTCCTCAGTCAATGTTCTTCTGACAAACCTCATCCAGGGACGTCTGCTTCCCTCAGCTCTGGTCTGGATCACctccagacctgcagcagccaatcagatccctcctTCGTGTGTCTCTAGGGTAACAGAAGTACGAGGCTTCACCGACTCCcagaaggaggagtacttcaggaGGAGATTCAAAGATGGAGATCTGTCCAGCAGAATCCTCTCCTACATCAAGGCCTCCAGGAGTCTCTTCAACATGTGTGAGCTCCCGATCTTCTGTTGGATCACTGCTGGGGTTCTGGAGGACAGGTTgaccacagagcagagaggagagctgCCAACAACCCTGACGGACCTGTACTCACACTTCCTGATGGTCCAcacaaagaggaggaagaatAAGTACCAGCAGGAAGATGAGCAGAGTCCAGAGGAGCTGACAGAGGCGGACAGGGAAGTTCTCCTGAAGCTGGGGAGGCTGGCGctggaacatctggagaaaggAAACACGTTCTACCAAGAAGACCTGCAGCAGTGTGGTCTGGATGTCACGGAGGCTTCTGTTTTCTCAGGAGTTTGTACAGAGATCCTCAGAAGAGACTGTGGGATCTTCCAGAAAGCGGTCTACAGCTTCGTCCATCAGAGCGTTCAGGAGTTTCTGTCTGCAGTCTACACGATTCACCGTTCCTCCAGCAGGAACACAGAGAACGTCCTGAGAGAAGACAAACACGTGGAGccaaagctgaacatttttacagagcAGAAGCTGAAGTTCTCCAAAAAGAAGCAGCTTGTTCCACCTCTAGACGGGTTTCTAAGCAAAGTCATGAAGAAATCCTTGAGGAGGGAAACTGGACACCTGGACCTGTTTGTCTGTTtccttcacggtctctctgtgAAGTCCAGTCGGATTCTGTTAGGAGGACTTCTGGATCAAACAACAGATCCTACAGAAACTGCCTAG
- the LOC105355369 gene encoding NLR family CARD domain-containing protein 3 isoform X1 translates to MKMKNSVSRSSSHKSELSKPEPPCFYPEPSESQQIKRISVCDEEQSSSSTSCFGGCRQNFPSVWVQSAPPEHPCSENRSGQTDVLRDELEELKISFRRCKYVTEETDEAGSGNLLNRIFTELWITEEQREDIQTQHEVRQLEANNIFRSSPDHHGSIRVVLTNGVAGAGKTFLVQKFTLDWAEGLEDQDISAVVPLPFRELNLIREEQHSLLTLIQMFHPIFQKIPAEQLSVCKLLFIFDGLDESRLSLDFNNGQVVSDVTQKSSVNVLLTNLIQGRLLPSALVWITSRPAAANQIPPSCVSRVTEVRGFTDSQKEEYFRRRFKDGDLSSRILSYIKASRSLFNMCELPIFCWITAGVLEDRLTTEQRGELPTTLTDLYSHFLMVHTKRRKNKYQQEDEQSPEELTEADREVLLKLGRLALEHLEKGNTFYQEDLQQCGLDVTEASVFSGVCTEILRRDCGIFQKAVYSFVHQSVQEFLSAVYTIHRSSSRNTENVLREDKHVEPKLNIFTEQKLKFSKKKQLVPPLDGFLSKVMKKSLRRETGHLDLFVCFLHGLSVKSSRILLGGLLDQTTDPTETA, encoded by the exons ATGAAGATGAAAAACTCTGTATCTAGAAGTTCATCCCACAAAAGCGAGCTGTCCAAACCAGAACCTCCATGTTTCTATCCAGAACCATCAGAATCACA GCAGATAAAGAGGATTTCTGTTTGTGATGAGGAACAGTCGTCCTCCTCTACCTCCTGCTTCGGAGGCTGCAGACAGAACTTCCCCTCAGTCTGGGTCCAGTCTGCTCCACCAGAACATCCCTGCTCCGAAAACAGATCTGGCCAAA CAGATGTTCTACGGGATGAGTTAGAAGAACTTAAGATCAGTTTCAGGAGATGCAAATATGTGACTGAGGAAACGGATGAAGCAGGAAGTGGAAATCTCCTCAACAGGATCTTCACTGAGCTCTGGATCACAGAGGAACAGAGAGAAGATATTCAGACACAGCACGAGGTCAGGCAGCTGGAAGCCAACAACATCTTCAGATCCTCTCCTGACCATCACGGGTCCATCAGAGTGGTTCTGACAAACGGCGTGGCAGGAGCTGGAAAAACCTTCTTGgtgcagaagttcactctggactgggccGAGGGTTTGGAGGACCAAGACATCAGCGCCGTGGTTCCTCTCCCTTTCAGGGAGCTGAACTTGATCAGAGAGGAGCAGCACAGTCTTCTCACTCTGATCCAGATGTTCCATCCAATCTTCCAGAAGATCCCAGCAgagcagctgtctgtctgtaaactcctcttcatctttgatggtctggatgaaaGCAGACTTTCTCTGGACTTCAACAACGGTCAGGTGGTGTCTGACGTCACCCAGAAGTCCTCAGTCAATGTTCTTCTGACAAACCTCATCCAGGGACGTCTGCTTCCCTCAGCTCTGGTCTGGATCACctccagacctgcagcagccaatcagatccctcctTCGTGTGTCTCTAGGGTAACAGAAGTACGAGGCTTCACCGACTCCcagaaggaggagtacttcaggaGGAGATTCAAAGATGGAGATCTGTCCAGCAGAATCCTCTCCTACATCAAGGCCTCCAGGAGTCTCTTCAACATGTGTGAGCTCCCGATCTTCTGTTGGATCACTGCTGGGGTTCTGGAGGACAGGTTgaccacagagcagagaggagagctgCCAACAACCCTGACGGACCTGTACTCACACTTCCTGATGGTCCAcacaaagaggaggaagaatAAGTACCAGCAGGAAGATGAGCAGAGTCCAGAGGAGCTGACAGAGGCGGACAGGGAAGTTCTCCTGAAGCTGGGGAGGCTGGCGctggaacatctggagaaaggAAACACGTTCTACCAAGAAGACCTGCAGCAGTGTGGTCTGGATGTCACGGAGGCTTCTGTTTTCTCAGGAGTTTGTACAGAGATCCTCAGAAGAGACTGTGGGATCTTCCAGAAAGCGGTCTACAGCTTCGTCCATCAGAGCGTTCAGGAGTTTCTGTCTGCAGTCTACACGATTCACCGTTCCTCCAGCAGGAACACAGAGAACGTCCTGAGAGAAGACAAACACGTGGAGccaaagctgaacatttttacagagcAGAAGCTGAAGTTCTCCAAAAAGAAGCAGCTTGTTCCACCTCTAGACGGGTTTCTAAGCAAAGTCATGAAGAAATCCTTGAGGAGGGAAACTGGACACCTGGACCTGTTTGTCTGTTtccttcacggtctctctgtgAAGTCCAGTCGGATTCTGTTAGGAGGACTTCTGGATCAAACAACAGATCCTACAGAAACTGCCTAG